aacccTGACCAGTCTAGAAGCACCATTCAAGGGGCATGTGCCCTTGGAAAATAGTTTAGGTGTTGCATATTTGAGTCCCTTTCAGTGGAGGCTTCACAGGAAACCATTACAGAATTTAACAATAACgaggacaacaacaacaaaaatcacagtAACTAAGAGAAAAGGTcgataaaataaaagacattgaTCTCTTTAAAGTAAAGCTCATTCACATAGATGATTTTCCCCCCAGCCCTTGTTTTGTGTTCCTGCAAATTTTTCCTAGAGTCCAGGCTGTAAGaacgaaaataaaaacaaaaccacacacaaaatATGCAGGCCTATATGGTCTGGGCTAAGGGAAAAACAAAGAGTTGGTTATATTTGCTATCATTAGAAAAGACATTTACTCATGCTCTGGAAGATTTACAAATTATCATTTTCGTTCTACAGTATATTCTGCTCAACAGTGAACCGACAGTATCCTttctgctgtttaaaaaaaaaaaaaaactaaactaaaaaaaaaaaaaaaaaaagaaaaaacaacaaaaaaaaacacaactgccAAGGCAGGGCCAATTGGTTGGGAGGCTTTTTCCACTGACCAAAAAATTAACTTGTCTCCATATACTgtatttacaaatataatttctaaatgtatttaCAGCTTTAGTAGAAATTAGAGGGTAGAGAACTGATTAGAATGAAAATAACTGCTTAAAACCACAAACAttagtaaaagtataaaactctttGTCTTCACAGTTTGTAATAACAGGCTAAATATCTCTAGAAAAAGGACGCTGTCACTGTCTTCACATTGTCTAATATTGAAAAGGTAGCTCAAGAAGAGACTCAATTATGAACAAGCCTATATGAATTCAGGATATATTTTACTGTAAAAGATTTCTTCACATATCACTTTATCTTAATTGATTTCTGCATCTGTTATAAATGAAACACCTAACCTAAAACTGTACAGAAATAGGGACTTTACtttccaaaaagagttgctcTAAGGAGTTACACAGCGTACTTCGTCTGCGGAGACGTGAAGTGAACTTCAGGGAGAGAATATTTCGGTTCTGTGGTCATGTTAATCCTCCTGACACATCCTCATGCGGCAAGGCACAATTAATTGCTGCTGCCCGATCTGAATGGAGTTAATCTCTCACCGGTCACACCCCTGGGAAGCATGACAGTGCGAGCGCTCAGAGAGGCTACACAGCTCCGTGCTGGCCTAGGCGCTGCCTCCCTCGAAGCCCTGCGGAACTTTACAGTACTGTGTTATGGCTTGAGAATTCATTCTTAACACTGCGAGCAGTGGAAAGGGTAAAGTGTTAGCAACATGAATGGGAGCAAGTGGAACTTGCAAAATGTGGAATCATGATTCTTAGAGAGAAACTCAATCAATTTTCTGCCCCTTAACAGTCCCATTACAATGTTTGAACCTGAACTGTACAATCAAAGCAATGGATATTTTTGTCAAAGACAATTTTGGATAAGTCACTCTTTGGTAAACTCAAACCAGTTAAACAGATTCACAAATACAAAGAACTCCATGTAAATAAGGTTAAGACGGACAATGCCAAGAGCCAGGACGCTGGAGGTGCCCGCGCCAGGTGCCCTCCCTCCTCACTGTCTCTCATACCACGGAATGCTCTGGAGACCTCGCTGAAGGCCCCAAGCCTGAGTGAAAAGGAGGTTCCTTCCCTGAGCTTGACCCCTTATGTCCTTGGATTTGGGCATTTCTTGTCACAAACTTAGCTTGTATCACAACACAAATTTtttgcattcaattaaaaaaaatcaaaaccaaacttactcatgtaaggaaaaaaaaaaaccacaaacatttACCTGAAACCCCAGAACATATTTAAATGGGTAAACACTTGGGGTCCAGCCTCCCCTTGAGGCACCCGCCTTTAACAGGAGTTGAACAAGTGCTTCAGGGAGAGAACGACCCTCTACTTAGGCAGTTTGacgaggaaaaaggcatatactATATACCCGATTTAGCAAAGCCGCTCCTCGGGAGCAGCGGGATTAGAGTGTAATCTGTAGGGAGTTAACACTGATGTGTAGCGCAGCAGTTCACACGTGAACAGATCCTGTGTGCTAAAGAGATGCGACTGCACAGCTGCCACCCCTGGGGGCTATTACACACAAAGGGcttgaatgactttttttttttctcaaaacaaaaaacaaaaacaaaaacaaatccaccATTGGTATTTTAGGAGCCAAAAAAGCACAGAAAACCAGCAAACATCTAATTCTGTATTCCTTTAACTTCTAGACTCTGAAGCTGGTCCTTCGTTCGTTTTTCTTTTAGGTGGCTGCACTGTTCTCCTATGGAGGTGCACTGGTTGTGCGTCTCAGAGCCCAGGTTCTCAGGCAGGTACCAGAACGCTGACATCCCACAGGCAGCTTGCAGCACAAACTCACCACCAAAACGCCTACAAAATTACTCTCTGCCAGAGTTTACAGTACCGAAGCAATCTTGTAAAGCCTGTTTGTGTATGTGAACACAATACAGAACTGAAGACATTTCTGAAAGTACTAATAAAACGTTATTCAAACAGGACTCAGGCATCTTTTCATACAGTAACGTGTTTGCCAGCACGTGCTTTTGAGGTCTCTTTTCAAGCTATGAACTCGAGAGAGGAAAACAATTATAATTCATTATTACCATCAGATTTCACATTTTCTAAAACTATACTGACCTAAAAAGACACTTAACAAAAATAGCACCACATGACCAAAAAATGGTGACACACAGATTTGGTGACACACAGAGTATCTTAGAGGGCTTTTAAACTGTTGGTTCTTTAAGCAGGAAACACTGAGAGAATGGGGGAGCCACTGAGGCTCTCATTAGCACACACAATACTAAGATATATTGCTTGCAATTCCCATAGAGTATAGctttacaaaaagtacaaattCTAAGTTCTGCAGTTTCCCTGGGAACTGCATGTAGAAAAAGTTGCTGTGCACCTGAACTGGCTgtttgaagagaaagaaaaaaaaaaaaaaaaacaaaaaaaaccacaacactGCTTGGAGAATTTTGTAGACAGAACTACAAATCCCTTTCCTTAAGTGCGAGTGAGTACTAACTCATGATAGAGAGTGATTCGATTTAGTTACCTGGTATGTATGTTTCTACAGTACGGAATGAAGGTAGATTTGTAGGCCAGTAAAAACCTTGAAAACCACTGCTCCTTTGGGGTTGGCTAATATAACACTACACTATGTAAAAAGGTCAGCACCACAGGTCATCCAGCTCACCTGCTGGACAACTAACAAAAATTCCGAACGGTTTCCAACTAGAGTTGAAGAAATTTTATGGCATTTGGTTTATGTATTTGTTATGAAGCAGAGCTGTGAACACTGTGATTTGCTTTGCTTGCTTTTGGACACAATGATTAATATAAACCTACTAACATTCTTTTGTAAGGGAAATGAAGGGGCAAAACCCTAACATATTAGGTAGGGATGAGACAGACTCAGAAGCCCTGTTCACattgtattaaattatatattcctCTTACATTCACCTCAACcagaataaaatcaaatttgagaatgtatatatactatatatataataatagttttattatatatatatataaattgtctAGCTACCCCctaaaaggaattttaaattagaaaaggtTACCCATTTGTATCAGCTGACGGCATCCTAATCTCCCTCCGTGGAAGTGCACTGCTGCCAGCGCACACAATGAGAGAGAGTATGCCTCTTGGCAGAGAATGGAGGGTCAACCAGTTGGCATAGCTAAATCACTGGCAGATTTTGGATTAAGAGTTCAGCCAAAGAGGAATACTGTCAGCCTGTGTTTTCCCTGGATGCGTTGCCCTTCATGCTTTGAGCTCCTtcggggagggagggcaggggaaaGGATAAACACAACGAAGTGTTCCATCCAGAAACTTTAGAAAAACTGCCAAGAGACCAAGAGATTTCCAGATGGTTGGGAAAACCAAAGATTACAACAAAGCAAATCACAAATATGCATTGATTAATGTGCTTTGTTTGGGTGCACTTCTTTACCATCTTAATCGGGAGCATCAGACACTGTGTGAATTTCCATCCGGGAATCTAGGCCCATCTCTGAGGCTGATGCGTCATTTTCTAGTTTCTGTTCCACGTACACATCTGTTCTCTCGGGGGACTCAATGCGACTCCTGACTTCAGCAACGCCTGGGTGGTTTTTCCGCAGGTGCTGGTTGAGGGTACCTTGGAATGGAAAGCACTTCCCGCAGATCTCACAGCGGAATGGTTTATCATCTGTATGGCCCCGGATGTGGTACTCCAGTTGGTCCTTCCGTGTGTACTTCTTTCCACAGAACTTGCACACAAAGGGGGTGATTCCCATATGGAGTCGCATGTGCCTGTCAAGGCTTCCTTTCTGGTTGAAGGACTTTCCACAGTAAATACAGATCAACCTCTCATTGTACGGGTACCAATGCCCTCTCGCACTCCTCTCCCGGGGACTGCTCTCATACCCGGGGTTGTTCATCATGGCTTCACTGTCAGAGCCCTGCACCAGGCCCTGCAGGTCACTGTGCAGGTGGACAGACAAAGCCCGCTTCTGGCGGGCACGCCCTCCTCGGAAACAGCTCAGCATGGACCTGGATGGGCTGGAATTACTCAAACTTCCAAAAGCTTCTGATACATTGGTTGGCTGTGAGGCTGCTTGGGAATAGGAGTATGCGTGCTGGAGCACAGAACCATAGGAGCCCACATTCACTGCCACAACTTGTTCCCCATCAACCATCTCGGTGTGGTACCCATCGTCACCCAGGGAGGAGCTGTCGGAACAGCTGGGCCGGTCGGACTTCTCCATCTTCACTTTCACCTCGGTGATCTGGCTCTCCCTCACCAATAGGTCTCCTTGCTCATGGTCTCCCTCTATCTGAATCTCATATTCAGAAACGCTCCCACTGCTCCCGCGGTCTGAGTGGCCCTCCTCCTGTAAGCGGCTGCGCAAAGCTTTGCTGGGGGTCGTCTCCATCCGGAGGTCACTGCTTGCGGTGGGCTGCCGTCCCTGAGAGCAATATGGAGGAGAGATCTCCACTGGGTTGGCAAAGAAGCTGCTGTCTTTCACTCCGTTTCGACTCTCGGGATTCTCTTCAGCACCGACGGTAACAGAGTCAACATCTCCAACGCTGATTTTGGAATGGATGCTCTCTAGGATCTGCGTGCACTTGTCAATGACACACTGCATCTGAAGAAAGCTGGCTGCAGTCAGAAAACTGACAACATCCTTCAGCTGCAAGGACATTCTTCCAGtgtaacaaaaagaaagcaactgCTCAAACACATTGGGATTTTTAATCACTGATATTGACAAGCCACTCATGGTACTTAACGCTGAATGGTCCCGGAAATATGGGGAGCTGGCAGCAAGGACTGCTTTGTGGGCTCGGAATGGCTGACCCTGAATGTGTACAATGATGTCACATAGTTTCCCCTGCAGGCGGAGTTCGTTTAGCTGGCTCAGAACGGTGCTGCTGTACTCGGGCACATCAAACTGAATAAAACTGCTGCTGTCCATTTCTACTGACATGAAGCGTACTCTGCGGAGAGAGAGAGTTTGCATCATTCACCAATGACTCCTCACTAAGTACAAGTGGCATAAACATAAGCTTACAACGACAATACCATTGTGGCTATCATACCTCCTAAAATCTACCTGAAGCATTCTTCCCCTTGTTTTAGTCTTTCATGTTTTGGTTAATTCACCTAAAGCCAAATAAACTAATGATCAATTAGCCTAGTGTCATAATTGCCTAATATTCATCTTgatcaaaagtaaaatattttacacataGTAGGACTATTTTGGCTCTGACTGAGAAATTGGTCTCcttttaggaaaaatatttccCCATTTCAAGTACTTTTGAGGGTTTGAAGTACTTTGTGAAAAATAACtaaattcaggccaggcgcagtggcttacacctataatcccagcactttgggaggctgaggcaggcggatcacttgaggtgaggagtttgaaaccaacctggccaacatggtaaaaccccatttgtactaaaaatacaaaaattagcctggtgtggtgttgtgcacctgtaattccagctacttgggaggctgcagcaggggaatcacttgaccTCAgaaggcggacgttgcagtgagccgagagcacaccactgcaccccagcctaggggacagagtgagactccttctcaaaaaaaaaacaaaactaaattcaTCTAAAAATGTTCTGCCTTACTTGTGTATTTCTGATTGGTATTTTTCAACTCTGTAGCACACTGGATACAATAAATGGAGCTAAACTCTTTTCAGTATTAGTGTCTTGATTTGTGTGTTTGCCCTTCAGCTCTGTACACCTTTGTATCTCTTTTGGGTTGGGTTGGTTTGGCTGAGACTTACTATGCTCAGTCTCCTTCAGCGAAGAgttgttattacttttttttttttgagacagaatcttgctctgttgcacaggctggagtgcagtggcgtgatcttggctcactgaaacctctgcctcctaggttcaagcaattctcatgcctcagcctcccgaatagctgtgattacaggcatgcgctaccatgcccagttaatttttgtatttttagaagagataggatttcaccatgttgtccaggctggtctccaactcctgacctcaggtgatctgctcccctcggcctcccaaagtgctgggattacaggcaacggTCACCACACCGgcctattattactatttttttattagagatgaggtctcattatgttgcccaggctggtcttgaactcctgagcttgtgatcctcccgcctcagcttcccaaagtgctaggattacaagtgtgagctgccacacccgaCCAGTGAAGAGTTATTTtagacaatattttattttatttatttttacagatggagtctcgctctgtcgtccggagtgcaatggcatgatcttggctcactgcaacatctgcctcctgggttcaagcgattctcctgcctcagcctcctgagtagctggactacaggcgtgcaccaccacacccagctagtttttgtattttcagtagagatggggtttcaccacattggccaggctggtctccaactcctgacctcaagtgatctgcctgccacagcctcccaaagtgcctagataacaggcatgagccaccgcgctctgcCAAGACAGTGTTTTTAAACAGTAGTCATTttagacaacaagagtgaaaagggTGATGGACACATCAAAAGGTATCACCATCTACTAGCGCTCACAGCTGTGGCACACCTACAACAGGTTTCCTTCCTGTGGCCTAAAATCTGCAGCACCAGACTGCTCAGAACTACTTAAGTATATACAGCCCCGGCTCCATCCTCTGATGGAAACACAACAAAACCAGATctaacaattatattttaaaacctgaCCAACAGAAATGTGAACACCTCCTAAGTATTAGATCagaaaaaaactaaatggaataaaacTACTTAGACAATGAGAAAACTCATAAAATCTGGGTTTAGGAATGAAGTTTACTCACGTCTTCAACTTACTTGAGAATGTATCTCCAAAAAAGAGATGGACAGATACGTGATAAAGCAAACAcggtaaaatgttaacaattgtaGAGTCTACATGGTGAATATCTGGGCACTTATTGTGAAATTTTCTCACCTTTTCTGTTTgaagtttttcaaaatgaaatgttgagagttttgaaaaaaaaaaaaaaagctgtaacagGAAAAGTCAGTGCCTTAAGAGTTTTTATCACTAAACAATAAATACTAAAAACAAGTGAAATGACTGAACTCAGGAggtcagaaaaggaaaaacaaatgatgCCCAAAGACAGTAGGAAAATAACTAATACGGAAAAACAGCACATAATCACAGacggaatttttaaatttcaagacaAGACAACGTGCAACTAAATCTAAGACTCTCACAGGAAAGGATCAGTTAAATGTGCCTAGATCATGTCCGAATTTTTTTTATCACATCAAAACTTGAGTTAAAACATTTTAGTCGAAGAGGAATACTGTGCCCTTATTTATCCTAGATTTATGATTGAAATCAATTTGAAATCTGTATGAAATGAACATATTTTTAGGATAACATAAATTGGCAGAACTAAATAAGAAACAGAAGTGCCAAGGCACAAATGATCTTCAGGCCGTTCACACTGTTCTAGATGcatgtaaaaacatttaaagcATCTCAGTTCATATGGCACAAATCTGATACCAGAAGATGACAaatagcagaaagaagaaaactgtctacttcatctaaataaatagattttaaagtcTTAACAGAAATGCTAGCAAATACaacctattaaaataatatattatgacCAAGAACAGCTGTTTCACAAATGTAAGGATGTCTACATGTTCAGAAATAAATAGACGAATATAAGTTGCAACATCAATAAGTACAGGAGAAAACCCATATGACCAAATCAATACTATGTAAAAAATGCACGTGAGAAAAAGGTAAATGCCTTTTAGAGTAAGGCAAAAATACTCAATAGGCTAGAAACAGAACAATACTTTCTTAACACAATAAAGTGTATCTACTACAAACCAATAGCAACATCatcctttaaaaaggaaacactGCATATGTTGGTATACTTAatagggaaaagaaggaaggaaggaaggggaagggagaaagggggaaaggggggaagggggaaaggggggaaggggggaaggaaaaaaaaaggaaacatgacGTCTGCATTTCCCAAAATGCATTTAGTAGAACCCAAGCCCAACAGCTAGCCCCAATATCCTCACCTCCTAGGGATTAAAACACACATTAGCATAATATCCCATCAGAAAAGTCCTGCGGACAAGAATCCTGCTTAACTCAACAGTTCGCAAACTCATTTAATGGTGGAACTGTTCTCTCAAGGTACACATATTAATATTCCCAAGAATGAGTGTTCCCTGGAGCATACTTTGGTAAAACTTTAGTACAGTCACTCCCATCAGTGCCTGGGAAGATATACAAGGTTATCTGCCATCACGACTCTCACTTAACATTATTTCAGAACTTCTAGCCAAAGCAACATTAAGGCAAGTAGCCattaaaaaagagacaaaattacTATTACATGTAGATATAATATGCAGATTATTATACAGAAAACCCAAGAGAATCACTTGGAAAATGTCAGAATCGGCATCTACTAAGTAGAGGtttcaaaaaattatacataaaaaacAGGTAAGATAATGACAATAAGGTGCAACCAACAATATAGCAACAGGAACTAGAAAATACCTAGGGGTGGGGGAAGATAAGCAAAAAACAGGgtcaacaagaaaaatacaacttaTTTTAATATGGACAAAAGCCTGTATAAATGAAGAGAGAGAACATGCTTCTGGCAGGATGATTCAATACCGTAAAGAGAGACACTCTCCCCCAAAATTAATTCATAAATATAACATAGCCTGATGAAATCTTTTCTTAGAAAcctgaaaaaatgattttaaaattcatctagaACATTGTGGTCCAACATAAATATAAGACACTGCATGTGTAA
The nucleotide sequence above comes from Symphalangus syndactylus isolate Jambi chromosome 3, NHGRI_mSymSyn1-v2.1_pri, whole genome shotgun sequence. Encoded proteins:
- the ZBTB34 gene encoding zinc finger and BTB domain-containing protein 34 isoform X2; the protein is MSVEMDSSSFIQFDVPEYSSTVLSQLNELRLQGKLCDIIVHIQGQPFRAHKAVLAASSPYFRDHSALSTMSGLSISVIKNPNVFEQLLSFCYTGRMSLQLKDVVSFLTAASFLQMQCVIDKCTQILESIHSKISVGDVDSVTVGAEENPESRNGVKDSSFFANPVEISPPYCSQGRQPTASSDLRMETTPSKALRSRLQEEGHSDRGSSGSVSEYEIQIEGDHEQGDLLVRESQITEVKVKMEKSDRPSCSDSSSLGDDGYHTEMVDGEQVVAVNVGSYGSVLQHAYSYSQAASQPTNVSEAFGSLSNSSPSRSMLSCFRGGRARQKRALSVHLHSDLQGLVQGSDSEAMMNNPGYESSPRERSARGHWYPYNERLICIYCGKSFNQKGSLDRHMRLHMGITPFVCKFCGKKYTRKDQLEYHIRGHTDDKPFRCEICGKCFPFQGTLNQHLRKNHPGVAEVRSRIESPERTDVYVEQKLENDASASEMGLDSRMEIHTVSDAPD
- the ZBTB34 gene encoding zinc finger and BTB domain-containing protein 34 isoform X1 translates to MEECKSRVRFMSVEMDSSSFIQFDVPEYSSTVLSQLNELRLQGKLCDIIVHIQGQPFRAHKAVLAASSPYFRDHSALSTMSGLSISVIKNPNVFEQLLSFCYTGRMSLQLKDVVSFLTAASFLQMQCVIDKCTQILESIHSKISVGDVDSVTVGAEENPESRNGVKDSSFFANPVEISPPYCSQGRQPTASSDLRMETTPSKALRSRLQEEGHSDRGSSGSVSEYEIQIEGDHEQGDLLVRESQITEVKVKMEKSDRPSCSDSSSLGDDGYHTEMVDGEQVVAVNVGSYGSVLQHAYSYSQAASQPTNVSEAFGSLSNSSPSRSMLSCFRGGRARQKRALSVHLHSDLQGLVQGSDSEAMMNNPGYESSPRERSARGHWYPYNERLICIYCGKSFNQKGSLDRHMRLHMGITPFVCKFCGKKYTRKDQLEYHIRGHTDDKPFRCEICGKCFPFQGTLNQHLRKNHPGVAEVRSRIESPERTDVYVEQKLENDASASEMGLDSRMEIHTVSDAPD